The DNA region CCCCGCGAGTTCCTTGCGGAAATACACCCCGTAGAGCGCCGTCGCCACCACGATCCCCGCCACCGCCTTCCACCCGAAATGCGTGAACATATACGCCATGTCCCACTTCCACGTCGCCGCCACCATCAGCACCGGCGGTGCCGCGAAATGCGTCAGCGTCCCGCCGACCGACACATTCACGAACAAAAGCCCCAGCGTCGCGTATGCGAACTTCGGCGACGGCTTCAGCTCGTAGAACTGCCGCGCCAGCAGCAGAGCCGCGATCGTCATCGCCGCCGGCTCCGTGATGAACGATCCCAGGATCGGCGCGATCACCAGGATCGCCAGCCACCACGCTGCGACCGATCCCTTCCCGAGCGAGGCCACCGCGCGCAAACACTGCTCCGCCACACGAAGCACCGGCCGCGTCGACGCCAGCGCCATGATCACCACCACGAACATCGGCTCCGTGAAATTCACCCGGTGCCCCACATAATCCACCACCGTCCCCCATCCCTTCGAAAACCCGAGCGCCGCCATCAATACGATCACCCAGATCCCGAACACCGCCTCCACCTCGCCGAAGAAATGCAAAATCTGCCCCTTGAAACTCACCTCATCCGGACGCCCGTCGTCATTATTGTCCTCCGCGCGCTTCCGGTTCGCGATCTTCGCCGCGTGTGCCTCCTCGATCTCGTGAGCCATGTGCCGGAACTTCGACGCCAGAAACGTGTGGATGATCGCCAGCACGAAAATCGCCGTCGCCACCGCATTGAACGGCTCCGCCTGCACCCGCCCGATCAACGTCTCCAGCAATCCCTTTTCAGGCCCGTCGCCATAGCTCGCCAGCGCCTTGGGGAAATCGCCCGCCGCCGCAGCCGCCGCGTGAACACTACCAGTGACCGTCA from Nibricoccus aquaticus includes:
- a CDS encoding putative Na+/H+ antiporter, whose product is MKRFIALISAGWLTVTGSVHAAAAAAGDFPKALASYGDGPEKGLLETLIGRVQAEPFNAVATAIFVLAIIHTFLASKFRHMAHEIEEAHAAKIANRKRAEDNNDDGRPDEVSFKGQILHFFGEVEAVFGIWVIVLMAALGFSKGWGTVVDYVGHRVNFTEPMFVVVIMALASTRPVLRVAEQCLRAVASLGKGSVAAWWLAILVIAPILGSFITEPAAMTIAALLLARQFYELKPSPKFAYATLGLLFVNVSVGGTLTHFAAPPVLMVAATWKWDMAYMFTHFGWKAVAGIVVATALYGVYFRKELAGLNEAKRAAEAGKAKVAAEAPVPAWITIVQLGFMGFTVFVAHYPALFVGGFLFFLAFSQATAHHQGKLDLKPSLLVGFFLAGLVVHGGLQGWWIEPVLSRLGEMPLFLGATVLTAVNDNAAITYLATLVPGFTDELKYAVVAGAVTGGGLTVIANAPNPAGQSILQRYFPSGVSPIGLLVGALIPTVIMGLAFMAL